The Mangrovibacterium diazotrophicum DNA window GGATTGGACAAGTCCAGCAACAACTGGTTTCGCCAGGTTATTTTCTCGCGACCGGGACTCTGCACAATCCTCTCCGGGTGATTCTCAGCCAGTTCACTTTCCGGGTTAACCATTTCCGGTTCAATCCACAATCCAAATTTCAATCCTTTCGAATGCGCATAGTCAATCAGATAATCCAAACCACGCGGCAATTTCTTTTTATTAGTCTGCCAATCGCCCAAACCGGCATCGTCATTGTTTCGCGGATATTTGTTTCCAAACCAACCATCGTCCAGCACAAAGGTTTCAATCCCCATTTCTGCAGCATCATCCATCATGCCGGTCAGTGTGTTTTCATTGAAGGTGAAATATGCCCCTTCCCAACTATTCAAAACGATGTCGTGGATTTTATTTCCGCCAACCATTCCGTACTGACGCCCCCAATCATGCAAGTTTCGGGAAACCTGACCGCGTCCTTCGCTGCTGAAGGTGTAAATCATTTCGGGCGTTGTGAAGTTCTCACCCGGGTTCAGCGTCCACGCCGAAAGAAACGGATTGATTCCGCTAACCACATTCAGCGTTTTCCATTCGTCCACCTGAAAAGCCAAGCGGTAGTTACCCGACCAGGCCAATGCGCCTCCGTAGCAATCGCCCGCATTCTCCAATGCCGGATGATTCAGACTTAAAATGAAAGACGGATTTTCGGTCTGCGTGGTGCGTACTCCTTTTTTACACTCGATAACCTTTATGCCATTCTCCACCTTTTCCTCAACAAGTCCCATTTCGCCAGCCCAGGCACCACAAAAGTGAGTCAGGTAATAACTTTCAGCTTTCAAGGGTAAAAACGACGATGCAAAACTGGTCAGCTTTACGGCTCCTTCTTCGTCATTGGAGATGACAGTCCATTGGGTAATCACATCCTCGTTCGAAAAAGCTTTCGTGTGCAATTCCACCTTGAAATCAAAAACCCGATCCTTGAGGTGAATTACCGTTTCGCTTACATCCGGCGTCGAACCGATCTGTTCAACCGACTGAAAAGCCAATTCAGTGTTTAAACTTCCATCTGCATGAATGACAGCCAAAGCAGGTTCGTTAATGTTTCCCAAACCGAAAGTCGGATAGGCCTCGTAAGAAAAATCGCGGTTGGTATCCGGTTTCGAATAGGCTTTGTGCTGCTTGAAATCATCTGTCGAATCAACCAACTTCCCGTAATATTGGAAGACCAGCCGGTTGCTCTGATCGACAGTATAAACCAACGACGTCGATTTTGTTTTGATTTCAATAACAGACGTGTTTTGTCCGAACGCCGGAACACTGATTAGCAAAATTGCTCCAAGGCAAAAAAAGAGGTTCTTTAAATAGTTATTCATTATCTATAGGTTTAGTTGAATTGGCTTTTTAACGAACAAGGTTCATAAACCACCGGATTACCAAATTGAATCAAGCGCTACAATCTCAGCACGATTCAATGTGACAGGGTTTCCTTTTGAAAAAATTTGAAGTTTACTGTACGGTTTCGAATTGAAGAAGATCTCCGTCATCACCAAGTCACCGCCATCAACAAAGATTTCCGCTGACGCAGCGTCAATAAACAATTCGAGTTTTACAGATGTGCCGATATCGTACGGAGCTGAAGCAACTCCCGTAAACTTATCCGAGAAGCTCATGTCGCCCGATTTTGTGCGATCGAATTGAAATTGTTTCGTCGACGTAGAATAGCTTAGTTTCACTTGTTCGCCCAAATCATTTTCCAACACCAGTCCAAACGACTCCGGATGCGCTTCTCCCAAATCGAATTCAAATGATAAACGACTTTGATTTAGATTAATCCCGTGTAAATCGAGTTCCTTTTCACCATCAATTTTCAAGGCTTCACTCTCGACAACCATAGTACGATCTTCAATTTTACCCAATTCTTTTACCGGTACTGACTTCACAATGTACTGGCCATTCTTTTGAATCAGCGACAAAGCTCTGGGGACTGTCATGGCGCTGCGCCATTTCTCGGTTGGAACAACCTGAGCGTATTCCCAATTGCTCATCCACCCCAGGAAAATTCGGCGCCCGTCTTCTTTGGGCACATCCGACCAGGTGACGCCGGCATAATTATCGCGGCCCCAATCAATCCAACTCGTTTCTTTGGAATCGGCCATAAATTGATGCCCGTCAAACTGCCCCAGAAAATATTGTGTTCCGGAGCCTCCGTTTGGCCCTCCCGGATTGATATTGACAATCAGCACCCACTTGGTTTCGTCGGTTCCCTCAACCTGGAGTGGAAACAGATCGGGGCATTCCCACACACCACCATGAGCTCCGGCATCAATACCAAAACTGCTTTCGTAGGTCCATTCCTTCAAATCAACTGACGAATAAATTTGCACATGGTCGTGTGCCGAAAGCACCAGGTTCCATTTCTGTATTTCGTCGTTCCAGATCACGTTGGGGTCACGAAAATCCCGATTCCCGTCATTGGGGATCACCGGGTTTCCTTCGTATTTCGTCCAGCTCCTACCTTTGTCCAAACTGTAGGCAATACCTTGCGACTCCACATCAACCCCACCCGCTTTGGCGATTTCGGGATTGTGATACGTGTAAATCGCCACCAACGGCGGATTTTCTGCAGAACCAAATCCGGTCGTATTCTTCCAGTCAACAACTGCACTTCCTGAGAAAATATATCCTAAACTATCTGGGAAAAGGGCGATGGGCATGTGCTGCCAATGTACCAAATCGGTACTTATGGCATGTCCCCAGTGCATGGGGCCCCAAACGGTACTATCGGGATAATATTGATAAAACAAGTGGTACTCACCCTCATAAAAAACCATTCCGTTCGGATCGTTCATCCAGGCCGAATCCGGAGAAAAGTGAAATTGCGGTCGATATTCCTCGGAATAGGTTTTCATTAGATCTCCTGTTTCTACAGTCTTTTTAGTGCCGGAAGAACATGCCGCGGCTAAAAAAAGGAATACGCTCAACAGGTAATATAAGTGTCTATTATTCATTTGTTTTTGATTTAGTGGTTCATCTTCATTCTGTAAAGTCGACGCTAAAACCGGCTTATCGTGCCTCCTTTTAACGTGATGGCTCCTTTCTCTGCAAAAAGCTCAACCTGTTGCCATTCCCCTTTAAAGTTAAACTTTCTGGATAAGCTAATCAGCCCGTTCATGGCAAATAATTCAGCCGAATTGTGGTCAATAATGAGCGTGAGATCCATTGTTGGTTCATTTGTCACGTAAGGCGCATAGTTGAAGCCATCCCAGGTATCTGGGAAATTTTGCTGAATCGTAGGATTTGCAATGAAAAAGTATCGCCGCTCAGCCTGATAGCCCAACATCAACTCTTGCCCGTTTTCGTTTTTCAGTTTAACACCAAATGATTCGGCCATTCCCAAATACAAACGGTCGTTTACATCGAATGTCAGATCTATCTTGACTGGCAAATCAATCTTCTTCGCAATTTGTACACTCTCGTTCAGCGCTGCTTCGTCAACCGTCTTGCTTTCTGTTTTCGAAGGAATAACCGGCTTCGAGATCAAATAGTAATCGTGGAATTCTTCCATTAGCGTCAACTCACGGGTTATGGAAAACACACCGGATTCATCGGTATCAATGTTGAATTTTGAGTAGATTGAATTGTAAATACGACCAAGCAGAACAGGTGCTTTATTGCTTGCCGCATAATCCGATAAAACGATTGCCTGGTAAAGGTCGCTGCCATGATCGACCCACTTTGGTTTGTTGTGCGAGGCCTGGTAAACGTAGCCATCAAAGTCACCAACAAAATACTGCACGCCACTCCCCTCGTTGGGTGAGCCGCTATCGGCACTGATAAACAGTACCCATTTCAGTTCGTGGGTTCCGGCCATTTCCATCGGAAAGAAGTCGACTGCGGTCCAATTGCCGTGCTTCAGATAGACATCGTCACCAAAGCGACTTTGGTACTCCCAATCCCGGAGGTTATCCGATGAGTAAAAACGCACTTCATAACCCGACAATACCAGCATCGTCCATCGTTGCAAATCATCATTCCAGAACACTTTCAAACTTTGGATCGGCTCATAATAATCCGGCAACAGAATCGGTCCTTCAGTATCCTTCAGCCAACTTGCACCATTGTCTTCACTGTGCAACAATTCAAGTTCACCAAACTGATCATCCGAAACGGAGATCGCAATTATCGCCGCACCATCGGTACTGAATTCAGTTGATTGATTCCAATCCACGACAACACTTTTTACTTGCTGCGCTGAAAGCTGATCCGACTCAAAATTCATCGGAACATTGTTCCACTGGATTAAATCCAAGCTTTGAGCTTGTCCCCATTTTTCTACTCCATTTTCCGATTTATAGCTGTAAAACAAATGGTAGTTACCATCCTCGTAAAGAAGTGTAATCGGATTTTGAAGCAGGGAATCGTTCAATCGAAAGTGTAACGAAGCTGAATCGTGTTGTCGTTTCTCAGTCGAACATCCCCAAAGGATTCCCAGAATCAACAGTAAAAATGTGGTCTGACGTATCATGGTGTTAGTTTCGTCTTATTCGTAAATAGGGAGAAAATTCATGGAGAGCGAACACTCCCCCTCCATGAATCAATTACTCTTTAATATCCTGTATTTTGCTCGTACAAACCTTTTGTGAAGTCGATTTCACGCTGCGGAATCGGGAAATATTCATCCCTTCCGGCTGTAAATTCAGCATTGTTCAAAAAGTCGCGGCGAGTCTTTTCTTTGGTCAAATAAGCGTTCAGAGTCGGCTCAGCAATTCCCCAACGAACCAGGTCAAAGAAACGCGGGCTTTCCAGAGCGAACTCCAGACGGCGTTCCCAGCGCAATGCCGTGCGGGCATTTGCCTGTGTCCAGCTCAGGTTCGAACCGTCATATTCCGCAATCAGGTAATTGGAAGGTGCCGAACCATCGGCAAAGCGTGTTCTACCTGTACTTTCAGAAGCACGGGTGCGGATTTCATTAATCAGCGGACGAGCCATATCC harbors:
- a CDS encoding glycoside hydrolase family 32 protein gives rise to the protein MIRQTTFLLLILGILWGCSTEKRQHDSASLHFRLNDSLLQNPITLLYEDGNYHLFYSYKSENGVEKWGQAQSLDLIQWNNVPMNFESDQLSAQQVKSVVVDWNQSTEFSTDGAAIIAISVSDDQFGELELLHSEDNGASWLKDTEGPILLPDYYEPIQSLKVFWNDDLQRWTMLVLSGYEVRFYSSDNLRDWEYQSRFGDDVYLKHGNWTAVDFFPMEMAGTHELKWVLFISADSGSPNEGSGVQYFVGDFDGYVYQASHNKPKWVDHGSDLYQAIVLSDYAASNKAPVLLGRIYNSIYSKFNIDTDESGVFSITRELTLMEEFHDYYLISKPVIPSKTESKTVDEAALNESVQIAKKIDLPVKIDLTFDVNDRLYLGMAESFGVKLKNENGQELMLGYQAERRYFFIANPTIQQNFPDTWDGFNYAPYVTNEPTMDLTLIIDHNSAELFAMNGLISLSRKFNFKGEWQQVELFAEKGAITLKGGTISRF
- a CDS encoding alpha-galactosidase, with the protein product MNNYLKNLFFCLGAILLISVPAFGQNTSVIEIKTKSTSLVYTVDQSNRLVFQYYGKLVDSTDDFKQHKAYSKPDTNRDFSYEAYPTFGLGNINEPALAVIHADGSLNTELAFQSVEQIGSTPDVSETVIHLKDRVFDFKVELHTKAFSNEDVITQWTVISNDEEGAVKLTSFASSFLPLKAESYYLTHFCGAWAGEMGLVEEKVENGIKVIECKKGVRTTQTENPSFILSLNHPALENAGDCYGGALAWSGNYRLAFQVDEWKTLNVVSGINPFLSAWTLNPGENFTTPEMIYTFSSEGRGQVSRNLHDWGRQYGMVGGNKIHDIVLNSWEGAYFTFNENTLTGMMDDAAEMGIETFVLDDGWFGNKYPRNNDDAGLGDWQTNKKKLPRGLDYLIDYAHSKGLKFGLWIEPEMVNPESELAENHPERIVQSPGREKITWRNQLLLDLSNPKVQDFVYNVFDSLLTTHPGIEYIKWDANRHVEQAGSTFLPASEQTHFWVSYTEGLYTVYKRIRAKYPDFVIQDCASGGGRLDYGALQYHNEYWTSDNTDPLSRIFIQYGTNLIYPPVGAASHVSTSPNHQTQRMTPLKFRFDVAMTGRLGMELQPKHIQGNDRVFAEEAIKNYKQFVRPLVTNGDLYRIKSPYDEGGWASQMYVSKDQTSAVLFAFSLESHLRGVYPTVKLNGLDPEKSYQIQEINTNGRSRFWGDGETFKADYLMNVGLELKIADQYDSAVILLKEIDKE
- a CDS encoding glycoside hydrolase family 32 protein, which translates into the protein MNNRHLYYLLSVFLFLAAACSSGTKKTVETGDLMKTYSEEYRPQFHFSPDSAWMNDPNGMVFYEGEYHLFYQYYPDSTVWGPMHWGHAISTDLVHWQHMPIALFPDSLGYIFSGSAVVDWKNTTGFGSAENPPLVAIYTYHNPEIAKAGGVDVESQGIAYSLDKGRSWTKYEGNPVIPNDGNRDFRDPNVIWNDEIQKWNLVLSAHDHVQIYSSVDLKEWTYESSFGIDAGAHGGVWECPDLFPLQVEGTDETKWVLIVNINPGGPNGGSGTQYFLGQFDGHQFMADSKETSWIDWGRDNYAGVTWSDVPKEDGRRIFLGWMSNWEYAQVVPTEKWRSAMTVPRALSLIQKNGQYIVKSVPVKELGKIEDRTMVVESEALKIDGEKELDLHGINLNQSRLSFEFDLGEAHPESFGLVLENDLGEQVKLSYSTSTKQFQFDRTKSGDMSFSDKFTGVASAPYDIGTSVKLELFIDAASAEIFVDGGDLVMTEIFFNSKPYSKLQIFSKGNPVTLNRAEIVALDSIW